The proteins below come from a single Argentina anserina chromosome 1, drPotAnse1.1, whole genome shotgun sequence genomic window:
- the LOC126798239 gene encoding RING-H2 finger protein ATL78-like, with protein sequence MPASAFASHQLSDLLGDFYSRRLLLHNPLYPPPISPSSTPHDTSSSSPDQYPGDNSFDANVVMVLSVLLCALICSLGLNSIIKCALRCSSFVASESSSSSDNSARLANTGVKKKALKTFPIVSYSADLNLPGLDTECMICLSEFTTGERVKLLPKCNHGFHVRCIDKWLSSHSSCPKCRQSLIETCQKIVGFSQASSSSDTTRAVPVQETVVSIVALQPEGFIRNYRETIS encoded by the coding sequence ATGCCTGCTTCTGCCTTTGCTTCTCACCAACTTAGCGATCTTCTTGGGGACTTCTACTCCAGAAGACTACTCCTCCACAACCCACTTTACCCTCCACCCATCTCCCCTTCTTCAACCCCGCACGacacatcttcttcttctccagatCAGTACCCCGGTGACAACAGCTTCGATGCCAATGTGGTCATGGTGCTCTCAGTCCTCCTCTGCGCTCTGATTTGCTCTTTGGGGCTCAACTCCATCATAAAGTGCGCTCTGAGGTGCTCGAGCTTCGTGGCCTCGGAATCTTCTTCCTCCAGTGATAACTCAGCGAGGCTCGCTAACACCGGAGTTAAGAAGAAAGCCCTTAAGACTTTTCCGATCGTTAGTTACTCAGCTGATCTTAACCTTCCCGGGTTGGACACTGAGTGCATGATTTGTTTGTCGGAGTTTACAACCGGCGAGCGCGTCAAGCTACTTCCCAAGTGTAACCATGGATTCCACGTGAGGTGCATCGATAAGTGGCTGAGTTCTCACTCTTCATGCCCTAAATGCCGGCAAAGCTTGATCGAGACCTGTCAGAAGATCGTTGGCTTCAGCCAGGCGTCTAGCTCGTCGGACACAACTCGTGCTGTTCCTGTGCAGGAAACTGTAGTAAGCATTGTAGCACTTCAACCTGAAGGGTTTATCCGTAATTATAGGGAAACTATTAGCTAA
- the LOC126798173 gene encoding calreticulin-3, which yields MKLLEPLNLLHLLLLLPLLFRLAVAEVFFEERFEDGWKSRWVLSDWKRAEGKAGTFKYTAGKWSGDPDDKGIQTYSDAKHYAISAKIPEFSNKNRTLVVQYSIKFEQDIECGGGYIKLLSGYVNQKKFGGDTPYSFMFGPDLCGSQTKKLHLILSYQGQNYPIKKDLQCETDKLTHFYTFILRPDATYSVLVDNREKDSGSMYTDWDILPPRKIKDVNTRKPSDWDDREYIDDLKAAKPEGYDSIPSEIPDPKAKEPEDWDEEENGVWRPPKIPNPAYKGPWKRKKVKNPNYKGKWKTPWIDNPEFEDDPDLYVLKPIKYVGIEVWQVKAGSVFDNILICDDPQYAKQVVEEIFSNREAEKEAFEEAEKERRAREEEDARRAREEGEKRKRERDHQYGDRRRRRRHDPRDYLDDYHDEL from the exons ATGAAGCTTCTCGAACCTCTTAACcttcttcaccttcttcttctgcttccGCTTCTCTTCCGTCTCGCCGTCGCCGAAGTCTTCTTCGAGGAGCGATTTGAAG ATGGATGGAAGAGCCGGTGGGTGTTGTCGGACTGGAAGAGGGCCGAAGGGAAAGCCGGAACGTTTAAGTACACCGCAGGGAAATGGTCTGGAGATCCTGATGATAAAG GCATTCAGACATATAGTGATGCAAAGCATTACGCCATATCTGCGAAGATTCCCGAGTTCAGCAACAAAAACAGAACTCTAGTGGTCCAGTACTCGATTAAATTTGAGCAAGACATTGAATGTGGTGGAGGTTACATTAAGCTTCTGTCTGGCTATGTGAATCAGAAGAAGTTCGGCGGTGATACCCCATACAG TTTCATGTTTGGACCAGATCTATGTGGCTCACAGACCAAAAAACTACATCTTATACTTTCTTACCAGGGGCAGAATTATCCCATTAAAAAGGATCTTCAATGTGAAACAGACAAGTTAACTCATTTTTATACATTTATTCTTAGACCTGATGCAACTTATAGTGTCCTTGTTGACAATCGAGAAAAAGATTCTGGAAGCATGTATACTGACTGGGATATACTTCCCCCACGAAAAATCAAGGATGTTAACACAAGAAAG CCATCAGACTGGGATGACAGAGAGTACATTGACGACCTTAAAGCCGCCAAACCAGAG GGCTATGATTCGATTCCATCAGAAATTCCTGATCCAAAGGCCAAAGAG CCGGAGGACTGGGATGAGGAAGAGAACGGAGTATGGAGACCACCGAAGATCCCAAATCCAGCTTACAAGGGGCCATGGAAGCGCAAG AAGGTCAAGAACCCCAACTATAAGGGGAAGTGGAAGACTCCATGGATTGATAACCCAG AGTTTGAGGATGATCCTGACCTTTATGTGCTGAAGCCAATAAAATATGTGGGCATTGAAGTTTGGCAG GTAAAAGCTGGTTCAGTTTTCGACAACATTTTGATTTGTGATGATCCACAGTATGCAAAACAAGTGGTAGAAGAGATTTTTTCAAATAGAGAG GCTGAAAAAGAAGCCTTTGAGGAAGCAGAGAAGGAGAGAAGAGCACGAGAAGAAGAG GATGCCAGAAGAGCACGAGAGGAAGgtgaaaaaaggaaaagggaGAGAGATCATCAGTATGGAGATAGGAGGCGCCGTAGAAGG CATGATCCACGGGATTATTTGGATGATTACCAT GATGAACTATGA